One Pyrenophora tritici-repentis strain M4 chromosome 5, whole genome shotgun sequence DNA window includes the following coding sequences:
- a CDS encoding Tymo-45kd-70kd multi-domain protein, with amino-acid sequence MSMISQTLQGAVLSITSNVLAQAITSYQDSTPFALNYNQVLQFALFSILSNPPQHNLARLPRRPIPHKRGLRRLRIRKTNVLQTPPPKRASAKQTSSSNSSSTKPSALL; translated from the exons ATGTCTATGATATCGCAAACACTACAAGGCGCCGTCCTCAGCATAACCTCCAATGTCCTCGCACAAGCCATAACCTCCTACCAAGACAGC ACACCCTTCGCCCTAAACTACAACCAAGTCCTCCAATTCGCCCTCTTCAGCATCCTCAGCAACCCCCCCCAACATAATCTGGCAAGGCTTCCTCGAAGACCAATTCCCCACAAACGTGGCCTCCGCCGCCTCCGCATCCGAAAAACCAACGTCCTCCAAACCCCCCCACCAAAACGAGCCTCAGCAAAACAAACGTCCTCATCAAATTCATCCTCGACCAAACCATCGGCGCTGTTATGA
- a CDS encoding Glyco-hydro-16 domain containing protein, giving the protein MRRLTKEEEKKKQDEKDRDYFKSRRVRAEDVQMPWLDEVCRRTQIKNGIVIVGFILGVMACGLVVWHSMRDVGFYHYCEAYHDNFTSWNDSVWTKEVELGGFGNGQFEMTTATDENVYLENDELVIKPTLQDEKLIMNNTTIMDLRHMGCTGSQWYDCYTGTNTTNGTIINPVKSGRINTKLGANIRYGRLEVVAKLPRGDWLWPAIWMLPKDNVYGPWPRSGEIDIAESRGNAVGYSKGGINYISSSLHFGPNGKYNGWWRNNVKRHALHTTFAADYNTFGIEWSEKYIFTYMNSRLLQVMYTKFKHPFYEVGQFPLSDPNGTRLDNPWADRKGNSAPFDQDFYLILSLGVGATNGWFVDGEAGKPWLDKNYRAKMDFWEARESWLPTWEDEGKMRIKSITMWQQKGYNGCGTDAKKVLSGSKGPLY; this is encoded by the exons ATGCGAAGACTTACTaaagaggaagagaagaaaaaGCAGGACGAAAAAGACCGTGATTACTTCAAGTCACGTCGCGTCAGGGCTGAAGATGTCCAGATGCCATGGCTTGATGAGGTGTGTCGACGAACACAGATAAAGAACGGCATTGTCATTGTTGGTTTCATTCTCGGCGTTATGGCTTGCGGTCTCGTTGTCTGGCACAGCATGCGCGATGTCGGCTTCTATCACTATTGCGAGGCTTACCACGACAACTTTACATCATGGAATGACAGTGTATGGACGAAGGAAGTTGAGCTTGGTGGCTTTGG CAACGGTCAGTTTGAGATGACTACCGCCACAGATGAGAACGTCTACCTCGAGAACGACGAGCTTGTCATCAAGCCTACCCTTCAAGACGAGAAGTTGATCATGAACAACACCACCATCATGGATCTTCGCCACATGGGCTGTACTGGTTCCCAGTGGTACGACTGTTACACCGGTACCAACACGACCAACGGCACTATCATCAACCCAGTCAAGTCTGGCCGCATCAACACCAAGCTCGGCGCCAATATCAGATACGGTCGCCTCGAAGTCGTCGCAAAACTTCCTCGCGGTGATTGGCTTTGGCCTGCTATCTGGATGTTGCCCAAGGATAATGTGTACGGCCCATGGCCTCGCTCAGGCGAGATTGACATTGCCGAATCACGAGGCAATGCTGTCGGCTACTCCAAAGGCGGTATCAATTACATATCCAGCTCGCTGCACTTTGGCCCCAATGGCAAGTACAACGGCTGGTGGCGCAACAACGTCAAGCGTCACGCTCTGCACACGACATTTGCAGCGGACTACAACACGTTCGGCATTGAG TGGTCCGAAAAGTACATCTTCACATACATGAACTCGCGCCTCCTACAAGTCATGTACACGAAATTCAAGCACCCCTTCTACGAAGTCGGACAGTTCCCGCTCTCGGACCCCAACGGCACCCGTCTCGACAACCCCTGGGCGGACAGAAAAGGCAACAGCGCGCCGTTTGACCAAGACTTTTACCTCATACTCAGTCTGGGCGTTGGCGCAACAAACGGCTGGTTTGTAGATGGCGAGGCTGGGAAGCCTTGGCTCGACAAGAATTACCGGGCCAAGATGGACTTTTGGGAGGCTAGGGAGAGCTGGCTGCCGACGTGGGAAGATGAGGGTAAGATGAGGATTAAGAGCATTACTATGTGGCAGCAGAAGGGGTATAATGGGTGTGGGACTGATGCGAAGAAAGTTTTGAGTGGTAGTAAGGGTCCGCTGTATTGA